One region of Armigeres subalbatus isolate Guangzhou_Male chromosome 3, GZ_Asu_2, whole genome shotgun sequence genomic DNA includes:
- the LOC134221658 gene encoding uncharacterized protein LOC134221658 codes for MSNARFKNALASMNAATVELKDTFGKNITPKRSRDDEAAPFDQPAKILRGAGPSNANVSSASVARSTDKFWIYLSKISPDVSEADVEKLAKDCLNVDEATVKSLIPRGKQVSTMSFISFKHLEATSVREVSPTVVSILPHSATTSFPLTVYYQNVRGLRTKTSTLLNSLLSCDFDVIVFTETWLYSDISNSELSSNYTIYRCDRNTRTSVFQRGGGVLIAVRAQLNSKAVFLEGSDDLEQVIVKVMLPHESICLCCIYIRPRSPADIYAKHGESLVRLLELADPRDTMIVMGDYNLPNLAWEFDDEVHGFLPLNASSEQELAVVESLLPTGLQQINDLVNANGRLLDLVFVSDSDRIELFESPAAILKVDPYHKPFVLTLECSSEDLQLPQSNSAARNEYNFARCDFDVINARLAALDWTCLSNLETVDDAVTVFYDNVYQVIRDNVPLKTRRKSTKCQQPWWNPQLRRLRNRLRKARKRYFRSWTTENKYAVQLAEAEYNSVHEVRFREYIEQMQRNLKKNPSSFWSFVNTRKRSAGIPNNVFYGNHNSSADNTSANLFAEFFHSVFESDYHSPPQQYLDELQSFNIHLPQLNLSIETVFDALNAVDVSKGPGPDQIPPSFIKTVQPRWLSQP; via the exons ATGAGCAATGCTCGATTTAAAAACGCATTGGCATCTATGAATGCTGCCACGGTTGAACTGAAGGATAC GTTCGGTAAAAATATTACGCCGAAAAGAAGCCGTGATGACGAAGCTGCACCATTTGATCAACCGGCCAAAATTCTTCGCGGAGCCGGACCGTCAAACGCCAACGTATCATCAGCTTCTGTAGCACGATCAACTGACAAGTTCTGGATctatctttcgaaaatttcaccTGATGTATCGGAAGCCGATGTCGAGAAACTTGCCAAGGATTGCTTGAATGTGGACGAAGCTACTGTGAAATCTCTGATACCGAGAGGCAAACAAGTGTCGACGATGTCATTCATCTCTTTCAAG CATTTAGAAGCTACCTCCGTTCGTGAAGTCTCTCCTACTGTCGTATCTATTCTTCCTCATTCCGCTACCACTAGTTTTCCGCTCACCGTCTACTACCAAAACGTCCGTGGATTGAGGACAAAAACAAGCACTCTACTCAATTCACTGCTGTCCTGTGATTTTGATGTCATCGTATTCACAGAAACATGGCTCTATTCCGACATCTCGAACTCCGAACTGTCAAGCAACTACACCATCTACCGATGCGATAGAAACACTCGCACCAGTGTATTTCAGCGTGGAGGAGGTGTCCTAATCGCAGTGAGAGCCCAGCTGAATTCGAAAGCCGTATTTCTTGAAGGCAGCGATGATCTTGAGCAAGTTATTGTGAAAGTTATGCTACCACATGAGTCCATCTGTCTGTGTTGCATCTATATTAGACCGCGCAGTCCCGCCGATATTTACGCTAAGCACGGTGAATCCCTTGTGCGTCTCCTCGAGTTAGCTGACCCTCGTGATACCATGATAGTCATGGGCGATTACAACCTTCCTAATTTGGCCTGGGAATTCGATGATGAAGTACATGGGTTTCTGCCTCTCAACGCCTCGTCGGAACAAGAACTTGCAGTAGTTGAGTCTTTACTACCCACAGGATTGCAGCAAATCAATGATTTGGTTAATGCGAACGGTAGGCTTCTCGATTTAGTTTTCGTCAGTGATTCTGATCGAATTGAACTGTTTGAATCACCTGCTGCCATTTTGAAAGTCGATCCTTACCACAAGCCATTTGTTTTGACGCTCGAATGCTCCTCTGAAGACTTGCAACTCCCGCAGTCGAATTCAGCTGCACGGAATGAATATAACTTCGCACGATGTGACTTTGATGTAATCAACGCTAGATTAGCTGCATTGGACTGGACGTGTTTATCAAACCTCGAAACGGTGGATGATGCTGTGACTGTTTTTTATGACAATGTTTACCAAGTAATTCGTGACAATGTCCCGCTGAAAACCCGAAGAAAGTCTACAAAATGCCAACAACCATGGTGGAACCCGCAGCTGCGCAGACTACGGAACCGTCTACGCAAGGCCCGTAAACGTTATTTTCGTTCCTGGACAACTGAGAATAAGTATGCTGTTCAACTTGCGGAAGCTGAGTACAACAGCGTGCATGAAGTTCGTTTCCGTGAGTATATTGAACAAATGCAACGGAACCTCAAAAAGAACCCTTCATCGTTCTGGTCTTTTGTGAATACTCGCAAAAGGTCAGCTGGTATTCCGAATAACGTCTTCTATGGTAATCATAATTCTTCCGCCGACAACACTTCTGCAAATCTGTTTGCTGAGTTCTTTCACAGTGTGTTTGAGTCAGACTACCATTCACCGCCACAACAATATTTGGATGAGTTACAAAGCTTCAACATCCATCTACCGCAGCTAAACCTCAGTATTGAAACGGTTTTTGACGCTCTCAATGCAGTTGacgtttcgaagggacctgGTCCAGATCAGATTCCACCGTCGTTCATAAAAACTGTGCAGCCTCGCTGGCTGTCCCAGCCctga